The nucleotide sequence ATGACAACGATTCACTCCTACACCGCAACACAGAAAACCGTAGACGGGCCGTCTAAGAAGGATTGGCGTGGCGGAAGAGCGGCAGCGATCAATATCATCCCGTCATCCACCGGCGCAGCGAAAGCCGCCGGAGAAGTCATTCCGGCTGTTAAGGGCAAATTGACCGGAATGTCTTTTAGAGTTCCAACACCCAATGTGTCGGTAGTAGACCTGACATTCCGCGCAACGCGCGACACGTCCATTGAAGAAATCGACGGACTGATGAAGAAAGCTTCCGAGTCGTATCTAAAAGGAATTCTGGGTTATTGTAATGAAGAAGTGGTTTCGACCGATTTTATACACGATGAACGCTCTTCAATTTACGATTCGCTTGCTACTGTTCAGAATAATCTAAAGGGTGAGAAACGATTTTTTAAGATAGTATCGTGGTACGACAATGAATGGGGATACTCGCTGCGCGTCGTGGATTTACTTCTGAAAATCGCAAGATAATACGGTGATGATATGAATAAACTGACCATTGATAAAATTGATGTGAAAGCGAAACGCGTCTTACTACGCGTTGACTTCAATGTTCCATTAGATGATAAGGGCACTATAACAGATGACACTCGAATTCGAGAATCATTGCCAACGATAAAGAAAATTATCGCGGAGGGCGGCAAGCCCGTAATCATGAGTCATCTTGGACGACCGAAAGGTAAGAGAAACCCTTCGATGTCGCTCAAGCCCGTCGCCGTTCGTCTTTCAGAATTACTCGGAATTCCCGTTTTGATGGCGGACGATTGTGTAGGAGAGGTTGTTGAAAAACAAACTACTAATCTCAAGCCGGGCGATACAATGCTTCTGGAGAATCTTCGTTATTACAATGAAGAGGAAGCCAATGACGATATATTTTGTCAGAAATTAGCGAAATTGGGCGATGTATTCGTCAACGATGCTTTCGGCACCGCGCATCGCGCGCATGCTTCTACGGCGGGTATCACAAAATATTTTAAACAAAATGCCGCCGGTTATCTGATGGAAAAGGAGATTGAATATCTTGGAAGCGCAGTTCAGAATCCCAAACGTCCTTTTGTCGCGATCATTGGCGGAGCAAAGATCTCCGGGAAAATCGATGTGATTGAAAATCTCATGAAGAAAGTTGACACGGTACTGGTCGGCGGGGGTATGGCGTTTACTTTTGCAAAAGTGATGGGTTATGAAATTGGCGCGTCTCTCTTTGAAGCGGACAAAGCGGATATGGCAAAGGATATCATTGCGAGGGCGAAATCAAGTAAAGCGCGGATTCTATTTCCGTCCGATTCCGTTGTAGCCAAGGAATTCAAGAACGAAACGGAATTCAAAACCGTTCCAATAAATGCGATTCCTGAAGGTTGGATGGGATTGGATATTGGTGTGGGAACTATTGAAGCTTACAAGAAAGAAATTATGAGCGCCGGAATGGTTGTTTGGAACGGGCCGATGGGCGTTTTTGAAATGCCGAATTTTGCCAAAGGTACTCGAGCCATAGCGGAACTCTTAGCAGAAGCAACGAAAAACGGATGTACTACCATTGTTGGCGGCGGCGACTCGGCGGCAGCGGTGACGGAAATGGGTTTTGAAGAAAAAGTGACGCATGTTTCAACCGGAGGGGGCGCTTCGCTGGAATACCTTGAAGGTAAAAAACTGCCGGGACTTGAAGCATTGACAAATAGTTAGGAGAAGAATGCGGCGCAAAGTAATTATCGGAAATTGGAAGATGTTCAAAGGGCCGCAGGCAGCCCGGCAATTAGCTAAATCGCTCAAACTGAAACTAACTGATATTCGTAAAACCGAAGTAGCCGTCTGTCCTCCGTTCGTAAGTATTGAGGCGGTGCGGGAGATTATCAAGGATACCCGAATCGGCTTAGGCGCCCAGAATATGTACCTCCATAAATCCGGGGCGTTTACCGGGGAAGTATCTGCGGAAATGGTTGCCGAGAGCGGGTGTACCTATGTGATTATAGGCCATTCGGAACGACGGCAGTATTTTCATGAAACCGACGAGTCCGTTAATCAAAAAATCAGCTTTGCTCTAAATGAAAAATTAATACCGGTAGTGTGCGTGGGCGAAACGCTTTCCGAAAGAGATAGTAATCAGACCGAAGAGGTTGTAAAACGGCAATACTTAGGCGCGATGAAAAATATTACTTCAAGCGATGCGGAAAAGATCATCATTGCATATGAACCTGTTTGGGCCATTGGTACTGGAAAAAACGCCACACCGGAGCAAGCCAATGACGTTCACCGATTTATCAGGGATTTAGCCGCTAATTTGTATGGAAAACTCTTTTCAGAGAAAATGATCATTCAATATGGCGGCAGTGTAAAGCCGGAGAACGCAAACGACTTATTATCGTGTGAACACATTGATGGCGCTTTGGTTGGCGGTGCGAGTTTAGACGCGGATCATTTTTCATCCATAGTAAAAGCAGCAGAGAAATTAATTTAACATTTAAATAATAACAGGAGAAACTAATGTTTGTATTTTTGGTCGTCATTCACATTATTGTAAGCGTCTTGCTGGTGATTTCTATTTTGATGCAGTCAAGCAAAGGTGGCGGTTTGGCGGGGACATTTGGCGGTAGTTCGACGGCTTTTCTTAGCGGCCGTCAGGCGGCAGACACGCTGACAAAGGCTACTATCATATTGGCTATTCTTTTTGCTGTTCTGAGCATTACGCTGAATATAGGCGTCTTGCGCGAATCGGGAAGCGATCAGGGAATTATTGAAAGAGAATTGGAGCAAGGCGGACAACAAGTGCCGGCGCTTCCGACGCCGCAAAATTAATCGCTAAGATTAATTTTTTATTG is from bacterium and encodes:
- a CDS encoding triose-phosphate isomerase, whose translation is MRRKVIIGNWKMFKGPQAARQLAKSLKLKLTDIRKTEVAVCPPFVSIEAVREIIKDTRIGLGAQNMYLHKSGAFTGEVSAEMVAESGCTYVIIGHSERRQYFHETDESVNQKISFALNEKLIPVVCVGETLSERDSNQTEEVVKRQYLGAMKNITSSDAEKIIIAYEPVWAIGTGKNATPEQANDVHRFIRDLAANLYGKLFSEKMIIQYGGSVKPENANDLLSCEHIDGALVGGASLDADHFSSIVKAAEKLI
- a CDS encoding phosphoglycerate kinase is translated as MNKLTIDKIDVKAKRVLLRVDFNVPLDDKGTITDDTRIRESLPTIKKIIAEGGKPVIMSHLGRPKGKRNPSMSLKPVAVRLSELLGIPVLMADDCVGEVVEKQTTNLKPGDTMLLENLRYYNEEEANDDIFCQKLAKLGDVFVNDAFGTAHRAHASTAGITKYFKQNAAGYLMEKEIEYLGSAVQNPKRPFVAIIGGAKISGKIDVIENLMKKVDTVLVGGGMAFTFAKVMGYEIGASLFEADKADMAKDIIARAKSSKARILFPSDSVVAKEFKNETEFKTVPINAIPEGWMGLDIGVGTIEAYKKEIMSAGMVVWNGPMGVFEMPNFAKGTRAIAELLAEATKNGCTTIVGGGDSAAAVTEMGFEEKVTHVSTGGGASLEYLEGKKLPGLEALTNS
- the secG gene encoding preprotein translocase subunit SecG, which produces MFVFLVVIHIIVSVLLVISILMQSSKGGGLAGTFGGSSTAFLSGRQAADTLTKATIILAILFAVLSITLNIGVLRESGSDQGIIERELEQGGQQVPALPTPQN